A window of Castanea sativa cultivar Marrone di Chiusa Pesio chromosome 8, ASM4071231v1 genomic DNA:
tCAACGTTATTAATGACACCCATATACAATAACCAGCACACCACCATGGAGTGAAGACTGTACAATATTGTTTCAATACTACCCGCCAAGCTTGAAAAATAATACGTCGGTTAGGTTAAAATGGGTTCTTCATTCTTAAAGTTTAGAGTCATTCTgatttcttgatttttaaaacttgCAATTGACACCATCgactttcaaaattttcaatttaccTAATTTACTTAGGTCTTGCTATTATAAAAGTTGAAGGTGTAAATTGtattcataaataatttttatttttattatttttatataggatagaaattctattctaaATCTAAATGTATGTGTTTGAAATTCCCTTCCTAActagagacttgaatctcgGTCCTTACCTCCCACATTTTATaagtatttatatttgtgaagtgaccatTACACTAAGAGTATGTGGTGGTTTTATAAATAGTTGAATGATTGATTTTAAAGTTGAATGACTGATTTTAAAGTGATGCCAAACATTTAAAGGTGTAAAATGTATTCTAACCAATAAGTTATCAATAGCTGAGATTTCATTACAAAAGTACTTCAAATGTATATGCAGCTAGCACTTGTAAATTGTAATGCATATCCCTTATATGTTAATGATTCATTTGTTTGGCAAAGATGACCATGAGGCTTAGAGGGAGAAAAAACATTTGAGGTATTAGACATAATAGGTATCAAGGACAAAGTTTGACTTCAAAACTGGTTTGTAGCTATTTTTCCAATTTATTAACTGACAATTTATAaggtcattttttttagagagagtttcaatttatgacgtccgctcctaataatagctctttattattagaccaagataccaatcagtttttggtgtaagtggagattgaactccagatctcttatacaaccattagaaactttaccagCTAAGTTAACTGGAATCCACATTTATAAGGTcatttatatgtattattttaaaaaaatcacatgactAAAATTACATATAAATGGTTATTTCAACCGTCACATCATgagttaaaacaaaaaaattccaaactaTTTTAGATCCAAACTATTTTCCAACATGCAATGTAATCAAGATAGTCTTGAGCTTGTTACAAGAAATTATTGATTATAATGTTCGAAAATTGAGAGAAAGTGTATTGTACAATATTGTAGTATATGTAAATAGTTGTATATATAGGCCCTtcatatagttatttttttttaaagactccAGACCTTCATATAGTTATTAGGTGATAAAGAAGTACAAGTACAATATCTATATACACCTAAAGAAGTACAAGTacaatatctatatataaaaagagccaaCAGGCTCATAAACAATGTTATGAAtagtatttttggtttagtaagttgcttttttacttttttttttttttcctcttcaagTTCACCAATttggtttgagtttttttttttaaatttttttaaaggatctttatatgtttactttATACTTATAATGTAAGCTTACATTGTATATATACAAAAAGTggcaaatattatatacatttgccaaaaaaaaaaaaattgtacaaattttgcaaatatgtaCAACATTTGCCAATTTTtgtgtttacaatataaatttacattgtaagtgtaatatatatttctatatataaaagagtaaATGAGAAAAGTTATAGTAATTTTGCTACAGtagttttggtttgttcaattttcACTGTTTTGCTagcctctattttttttattttttttttccttttggtgaATGCATAAAGCTGTAGCagatttgttatattatttttggtttgtccaaTTCGCGCTGTttcacattataataaaatattaacactACAAATTggcataacttttttttaaaaggatctttatatgtttactttgTACTTGTAATGTAAGCTTACATTGTATATACACAAAAAGTggcaaatattatatacatttgcaaaaaagaaaaaaaaaattattgtacaaattttgcaaatgtgtacaacatttgccaatttttatgtttacaatataaatttacattgtaagtGCAatgtatatttctatatataaaaagagtgaatgGGAAAAGTTACAGTAATTTTACTACAATAGTTTtggtttaatttgtttaattttcattgttttgctagccactatattttttttttttttggtgaatgcATAAAGCTGTAGTGGATttgctatattatttttggtttgtctaaTTCGTgttttttcacattataataaaatattaacaccacaaattggcacaatattttcataattgttgatgTGTTAATTcattataggtcaaaataaaataataaatatcatactAGAGctaaccacaactaaaaataaaagtattgtgaaaaagaAGTACTACAtccacaataattttcacaacactttcataacaaattaaatgtggtaaattgttaatggttctaatttaaacttaccaatgaaactatttttttgtccaccaataacaacttgtagtaacctactacttatgatttgttgtgaaaatttcatggacatagcatttttttgtgtaaaaaatattaagacatTTTAATgtcatcacaatatttttaaaattgctgagttgTTAATTCTttacaagttaaaataaaatataccaaaattataaaggtattttgttgtgtttttagaaaatttttgttggtttaatcAACTTTGTTGGGCCAACATTCACTATTCTACGAGCAATTTTCTTAGgttgactttttgtttttttttttttttacacaccattttaagtaaaaacacatagttttacacacaaatacaaaaacaaaaacttagggaaaaaaactttttatcctttatgtttgggatagtttacaattattttttaaactttaaaatcaagcaatttttcctttaatattttggaaaagagcaaatatgtcatattattaaatattctctcagttaaaccctaatgaaagcttatgattcttaaaatattttagtgtGTAATGTGTAaattactcccactaaattttaacatcccaaaaattttcttaatgtaTTTTGAGGTTTAAATGATAGAAATTCTTAGTTTGGAATGATGATATaagatattttatttgttatctaaagAACGTTGATTTTGttggtttaaattttcaaaaattataatttatctaatgaaaAATTCGATGACACATGCCTTTgttatcatcttcttcttctttttttattttttttattttataaattcttagcaaaactcagttgtttattgttggaagatgatgatattcattattatttttagaagtTTCCATAGAGTAGATATATTGTCTTTAGCAAGTAAgtactaaaaaactattatagtaaaataaatatttatatgttaaatagctaCCCTAACTTTGTGGTTAATCAAAATTCTTATACGAATAAGATTAACTTTTTAtgacataattatcaaaatttttaaaattaatgtctcttttgattaatgtactatatactttaaaaattcaataatttatatctttattttgtgATACAAATAAAATCTAGAATTGATTTTAATCACTACTTTATTTTCCACGGTAAGCACGTGCCTTGCATGTGCTACCCTAACTAGTATACAATACAAGTGTTAATGCAACAAGATATTGGGTCCAAGCTAGCGGACTTGAACTATTATTCTTAAAGGTTAGAAGCGAAACTCTCTACCATAATCCTATGTTagtagaaaaaaatgaaaaacttaaaattaaaaatctataatcaataataatatttataatagtatataaaatgaaatcctttgaatttttgtaacTACTTCTAATACTATCATATAACATTATGaaaacccacattttttttttcgaatcattcttctaatatatatatatttttaagttgaCCTTAAATTCTGTAATATTCTTTATAAAACACCATATATTTACAcacttcattaaaattttgtcatttaatatacatataaatCTAGAGAATCtgaatcctatatatatatatatatatatatatatgtgtgtgtgtgtgtgtatgtatgtatgtatatgtaaaGTTCCATGTACAAAgtacaaacacaatcataataaataataaagaaaattaatcctATTAATAActactataaatttataattattaagtttcatattaatttattaaaaaaaatcatataatttgttaaattttcctATGTATTTTATGGATTTATGATTACTATTTCCAAAATTTCAAGGGCAGGCGTTGAACTTTCACCTGGTCAAAGCAGCagaattattaaattataagtCTCCCTTGTATCGACctgatatatataattacatttggaattttgaaCCACACATATTATTTTTGAGAGGTTGAAACAAAAGCAtcaattcatgtttttttttaatagacaaaagcatcaataattttgtttttgaaaaagaagaagaaaaaaggttCTTGGTATATAATTGAGTGAATGACGGCTGATGAACTTTTTATTTGAAGTTTCAACAAGCCTCAAGCTGTAGGGAATCAAAAATGATTACACACTATGAATGTTCAATTGCAGATGTAAGTTCAAATGTTGCAAGCTAATAGGTCTAAAGAACATGTGATTGTACGTGTTCCAATTTACAGAAGATTATGGGGAATCATTAATGCTTTGTACCGACTCCTGTTGGCTATATTAATTGAAGTCCTTTTCTATGACAATTCTGCAGTTCTACTTTGATTTTTTCTAGAAACAAATTTATTAgtgtttgctttgatttttatagattgttcaaatttctttattttttcaagacTAGTGATTGTTCAAATTCCTGTTCATATACATAATTTCAATActtctaattttcaaaatacctcatatatattatataaacattTGGACAATGAATTGATTACTTATATGGTACCTAAATACCTCATATATATTATAcctcatatatattatatacctcagaaactttttttctttggtatCCTTTGACCATTAAGTCTTGTAActcattcatttttgttttttactttgacTAAACTTATGTTCTATTTACTCTATTTTAGTCCTAAAACCGTTAGACgctaaagaaaaattatccAATTTTCTAACTTGACTTTAAGTCTATGTCTAGTTTCATCTACTAAACTTATAGCATCTGCAAAAAACATATACCAAGGGACTTTATCTTGAATCAACTTAGTGAGTTCATTCATCACAAATACAAAGGGATATGAATGTAATGTTGGTTATTGATGTTATTCTATAGTTATAGGAAACTCACTTATGATGCCTCCACAAATTTGTTACTTAATATATTATAGATaaatccctttcttttttaaaactcaCATATAATTTCTCTAAGTTTCCCATATCATATACTTTCTCTAggttaattaataaaaactagATGGAGATTTATATGGGcttctatatatatttctattaaACATCTaagtaagaaaataatttttatcgTAGATCACATATAGGGGCATAAATCTGGATTGATTCtctgttattgttgttttgtgtCTTAATCTATGTTTAATCACTCACTCTCAAAGGTTTTATAGTATGATTAATGAGCTTAATTCTGCTGTAATTTGTATAATCTAATATCtccatatgtgtgtatatatattatattggtGTTCAAATCACTATTCATGGTGAATCCACCACCTCCTAAGGCATCCTCCAAATCCCGATCATGACATTGAcattttaagagagagagagagagagagagagagagagagagagagtcatggGCTTTGCCATCTTAGACATAGATTTGACTAAACTTGCCAATAGATGGCCTTTGACTATTTTGGCCTTTGACTATTGTAGACTTTATCTTAGggattaattgaattaatttgtATTTGTGAGGTTTATGAATGAGGTTGTCCGGTAAATGTAAGCATATAATTTGCCAAACTACGTACATTCAAGCatcgatttaaaaaaaaaaaaggattttattGTTGGTGTGAATGTGATTTAtcctaattttaaatttcaatgattTGGAATGGGAACTTTTGCTGCCATAAAAACTGAAGATGTgagctttttcaatttctctGTATAGTTATTAAACGGAAAATCATTGGCTACTGGATAATAGACCCTGGTTATAAATTGATTTTCAAGCCTTCATTCTATTTTTGCATTACATATCCCAAATTATTTAAGATACATTTCCAAATAAACATATGTGATTTCATATATCTAGACATCTAGTAATGAAAAAAACAGCAATAAAACCACACTATAGAGACTTCAAACAAGGCACAGTGATACATGACTACACTGATCATATACCGAGTAGCAGACTTTAGtgtacacacacatacacacacacacacacacacacatatatatatatatatatatatatatatatatatattgttttttccTCCATTAAATCCTTCTTGTGATCAGCACAGTTTATGAGTTCACAACCCTACAGTTCTTTCTGATCTCTCCATTGGACCCGGTAAGTGGACTTATATTTCCCATCTTGATCATGGAATTAACAAAGTCAGCAAAGAAACGACTACTATTAGCGCTGTAACTTTGTACCAAACTTTGGGTTGTGGTTTTGGCCTCATCACTAGAGAATAAAATTTGGTCAGAACCAAGAAGGCCCTTTTGATTAAGCAAGTTCTGAAAGTAGTGGTTGTCAAACAAATCAGTTGAGTTTCGATCCAGGAATGTTGTCTTGTTTCCATCACCATTCACTGGGCATAAATTTTGCAAATCAGACAACATATTCGTATCCAAAGTACTGTCTGGAATGCCTGGTCCCGAGAAGTTATACAACCTATTGCTGAAGACGGCACACCTAGCTAGTCCAATCGTATGACCTCCTATACAATGcatcaaatgaaaaatataatcatCTAAAACCGGTTAATGAATGTTAAGGGAATACGTGTACCTGTGGTTACAAATTATAGGTTGTTAGTTGTATAAAAGAAGGGTCCGGTTAATAGATGTTTTAaagtatttataaataaacaattttaataaaattttaacattgtAACTTGTAAAAGAGAGTAACATataagaatttttgaaaaaaataatagttaaagTTAGGGTAAACTGCACTTTTGCTCCCTTAATATGGACTTTGTTTAGTTTTGGTCCatcatattaaaatatttgattcTGGACTtcttatttgtttagttttgaCCCCTTTGTCtatctttcatttatttattgctttccattcattttttatttgcattTTCGTTCGATTTTATTCCTTTAAATATGAGGTTGGTTTGGTTTTAGTTCCTTAAATATAGAGATCCCTTAATTATGGGGTGCTCCAACATTTCATTAGTCAcctaaatagaaaaatagatgCAATGACTTAATtgttatgttttaaaattttgaagggTCAaaattgaatgttttaaaattgagaaacCAAAATCAAGCAATGCATACCCTATATTTGAGGGATAAatcaaaaatgcattttatcCTTATATTTATGAAGGCAAAATCAGTTTGGTGAATTTGAGAGAACTTTACTGAACATGCTTCAATGTCATGTTATATTAGTTAAATTTAGTGTACTTTATGCAAAATTTAAGTACCTGATAAGGACACCACATCTGTGACATTAAGACCTACATTTGCAAACTTAAGAGTGATATTACCCAGGTTGTCAAAAGGAGAAGGAAGCCCATTATTTGCTCCCGTTTGATTTGCCACTAGTCCATCTCTTCTGCCCAACATAACCTTCCATATAGGTCCTCCGTTCTGCAAGCCATTACAAAACATGATAAATGTTGAAAGATAATTTTGAACTCAGATTTCACAAGACTTGTTTTGTGTGATAATTTAGTGTGTACTTGAAGTTCCCTCAACATTAGCATGTAAACGCAGCTATCTACAACGACAATGACAACTAAGTCTTAGTCATAAAATTTTGGAGACGACAAGGAATACCTTAACAAAATAATTAGAGTTGGCCATGtataatccaaaaaaagaaaagaaaaaagagtgaaacTTATAAATGACCTCGATTTCATTATCTGTAACCTAAAGTTGCGACCAAATATTAAATTGCATATATTATTCTACTAGTGAAtagtgatgatatatatatatatatatatatatatatatatatatatatatatatatatatatgtcaactagaaaaaaaaaagttgtaaacttACTAAGAGCACAGAATCTCGGGCAGCTATAGCTAGTAGATCAGCACATGATACAACACCAGGGCATGCGCTCTCTACAGAGCTTTTGATATTATCCACAACTTCAAATCCTCTAATTGAGTTTAAGTTGGGAAGGGCAAACTTCTCACCGTCGCTTCCATCCAATAGTACTGATCCATCGCAGCCCTATGCATTAAGAGTAAAGAAAGTTTTACTAATTATTTGTGATACAACAATGAGGCCCTCAATTTAAACACAAAAAGGAAGTTAAGAATATGAAGAGTGGCTTCATAGGCATATTCACttctaatatatttaaaagaaagtACTTTAGGGATAAACAAGATTAGCAAGGAATACTTTGAGTGTCCTTGTTGATGTCCCTTTTGGAAATGAGAAACTCCTTAATTTGACAGGCATTAATCAAGGGGTTTCACTGAATTCTTCAGCTTCTCATAGAATAATTAGTCTCATTACCTAAAAATTATAAACCCTTTCATGACCTAGGGAACCCTTTCATGACCTAGGGCTATCTTTCTCATGAAACAAGCAAAATATGGTAAAAACACCTTTAAAAGTCAAGAAATATAGATATTGACAGAACAAAGTTGATGGCCATTACgtgtggataaaaaaaaaaaaaaaaattatgcttgaGCTTACATTCACAAAGCAatcatggaagtgaagccgAAGCAAAGAGGCAGCCATACGCGTTTCAACCTTGATAGCATTTTGCACCTGTGTCCTCACAATAGTGAGAAGTTTTGGACATGATGTGTTATAAAAATCTGTACTCAGTTGAGACCTTGCAGCAAGGGACAACATAAAGAAAGCCAGAATCAAAGAATAACCATAGAAGCTATTAGACTTCTTCATGGTTATTTTAATAGCTTCCACACAAGTAGTCAAGGGATGCAAAGAACTCAGAAAGATAATGTAATGTAAGTGTTAAGGTTTTGAGGCATGCAATATCTTTCAGGCTTAATTTATAgcggagagaatgagagaattagcaattttataatctattataatataattgatatgtttttactttacaaGTGCTGATGATGTATGGCTGCTGCAGATAATGTCTGCCTGAATTCAAGACCGCGCTGTAATTGATACTTAAATAAACCTAAGAGATTAGTAGTTTTAATATTACCGACATGATAGTTAATTGAAAGAGTAGTGGGTTCATAGTTATCAGATTGCATAGAAAATGACCTTCTAATGCAAGTTCATGAATCAAAACACACCCAGAAGCATTAGTGCTTGTGGAAGAGCTCAAGCTTTTTGCCACCACTTTGGCGCACGATTTAGATGTGCATGCGTGCATTAAGAATgtttaagatttaaattttgttgGTATTAGCATTTTTCTAACTTAGATTGATGgctatgttttcatttttttttccctttgattTTTAATGCTTTAACCATATCTTGTCTCATCTTATTTAATGCAATTTATTGAACTTAGGATATTCCTTGGTACCTGAGTGGAGTTGCTGACCATGATTTGATTATTGTTATCCGGGGTTTGACATTTTGATTGAACAAATGACCTtgatccaaaaagaaaaaaaagaagaagaagaccatgATACAAAATGTTTACATGGTAGTCAATGTGTCACACAtaactgggaaaaaaaaagatttaatagtcatatttacaaaaagagaggtgctacgtccacaacatttttacaacaaatcataggtggttagttgttattggttcaaatttgaacctaacactaagattacttttttgccacaataataacaaccaataacatcctgccacttaggatttgttgtaaaaatgttgtaaaaatgttgtgaacatatcatttctctttacaaaaaaaatgtactgcaattttttaaaattttataagggGGACATTAGCTAAAAttcatatacaatttttttaaaataaaaaaaattgggagtgGGGGAGGGTTTTCAAAACTTCACTGGGAGATGAGGGATGGCCCTCTTCTCTCTGCCCAGACCTAAGGTTGTAGTACTTACAACTGGGCCAGGCTAAGATTACTTTGATGCTTGCTTTATATGTACAAGGGCCTATAATAAGCTTAAACATATTGGGtcataatatttattaactCCTTCCATCAAACTCAAGGTAGAAGTTTGAAGATGTCTAGAGTTTAGAATGTAAGCTTGAGAAGGAAACCATGACATGAAAGACTATCGAATGTAGAATGGACTAACCACGACATAAAATTAAATGCCCAAAAATCATAGAATAACGTAGCAAAAATGACGATGTTCGGTGATGGATGAAGGTCGAAAGACATCTATATAGGATTGGGGAACAATTTCACCTATGGCCAAAAAGAGATTATTATGGCTAGAAGatactgtggggagtaaaaggacccaaacaagcatttgggcctttgaactctagcaaggagggccgatctgttcttgagctaagaatttgttagtactgcgaatcgactcatacgccgagggtccgaggacacatccgagggtgagtttctcctcggacaaacccaagagaactcggagattcactacgaaggtcaagacagaattccggaaagactgttagttaagagggggaaaccctgaaccttctagatacatcggtgttagaaaaatatcatgagcaaaggctaccacctccacattaaaggctctgcacctacctccctggccgcattaatggggaagtgacccctgaacagtagaactgaaaatTCTgtttactattcaaaggcactaagagaagaaatatctagaagGGAGgggatttgagcaacacgtggataaagtatcaggagaagaagtatttagggggggtgaaggccaaagaaagggggggcagtcagtaaaaaagaaagaaattaagaattgtaatctttaagaaagaaagaaaaataatacagaagtagtcctcggctcatgtccgaggaggtccatttgcaattatcattcattatttacaagtgtttgcacaccttagcctgttatcaagttctcagtaactctaatctagatttcaagcccacactctacaaatttcattgtttaaggctcattgggcttgagcccataATTAtctttgggtctaggtgcaattgtgcacttacaattggcgccgtctatgggaaatcTAGTCTGAAAGGAGTTGAGATACTATCGCAGgcctaggctcacaccatgcagagttTGAAGGATCacaacctgaggatcttttcgagcgtcttgagcgtcgaagggatcgtgagggaagtgttcatacagaataccctagagcgagccatactcatggcgggggcagcaccaccca
This region includes:
- the LOC142608048 gene encoding peroxidase N isoform X2, which encodes MKKSNSFYGYSLILAFFMLSLAARSQLSTDFYNTSCPKLLTIVRTQVQNAIKVETRMAASLLRLHFHDCFVNGCDGSVLLDGSDGEKFALPNLNSIRGFEVVDNIKSSVESACPGVVSCADLLAIAARDSVLLNGGPIWKVMLGRRDGLVANQTGANNGLPSPFDNLGGHTIGLARCAVFSNRLYNFSGPGIPDSTLDTNMLSDLQNLCPVNGDGNKTTFLDRNSTDLFDNHYFQNLLNQKGLLGSDQILFSSDEAKTTTQSLVQSYSANSSRFFADFVNSMIKMGNISPLTGSNGEIRKNCRVVNS
- the LOC142608048 gene encoding peroxidase N isoform X1; the protein is MKKSNSFYGYSLILAFFMLSLAARSQLSTDFYNTSCPKLLTIVRTQVQNAIKVETRMAASLLRLHFHDCFVNGCDGSVLLDGSDGEKFALPNLNSIRGFEVVDNIKSSVESACPGVVSCADLLAIAARDSVLLNGGPIWKVMLGRRDGLVANQTGANNGLPSPFDNLGNITLKFANVGLNVTDVVSLSGGHTIGLARCAVFSNRLYNFSGPGIPDSTLDTNMLSDLQNLCPVNGDGNKTTFLDRNSTDLFDNHYFQNLLNQKGLLGSDQILFSSDEAKTTTQSLVQSYSANSSRFFADFVNSMIKMGNISPLTGSNGEIRKNCRVVNS